TTACCTGGACGCAGGTGCGGGATATCGTGGTGACCCACCATCATCCCGACCACTACGGGCTGTCCGGTTGGATGCAGTCCCGCAGCGGAGCACGGGTATGGATGAGTGAGCGGGCACATGCTGAGGCCGGTCTGGCCTGGGGGGACGCGGCGATTCTGAACGAGGCGCTGCCGCTCTTTTTCCGGCGGCATGGGATGCCGGAGGAGTGGCTTGAGGGTATCCGGGAGCATCTGGATAGCTTCCTGCCCGAGGTGACCCCGCAGCCGGAGGTCACCTACATCAATGCCGCGGAGCCGTTTGTAATGGGCAGCCGGAAATGGCAGCCCATTATCACAGGCGGGCATGCGCCGGGGCATGTGTCGTTCTACCACGGCGGCAGCGGGCAGATCCTCTGCGGCGATGCTGTGCTGCCGCAGATTTCGCCCAATGTCGGCCTGCAGCCGGGCAGCGATCCGCAGCCGCTGCTGACGTTCCTGGAAGGGCTGCGGGAGCTGCGCAGCCTGCAGGTTACGCTGGCGTTCCCGGGCCACCGGGAACCGTTCCCGGGGTTCACGGCGCGGGCGGACAGCCTGCTCCGGCATCATGAGGAGCGGCTGGATACTACAGCCGCGCTGCTCGCAGGCGGACCGCAGAGCGGGTTCGCGGTCTGCGAGGGGCTGTTCCGCAGCCGGGTCGCGACAGCGCACCAGATGCGGTTTGCCATGAGCGAGGCGCTGGCCCACCTGGCCGAGCTGGTGCGCCGGGGGCGGGCGGCCGAGACGGAGGCCGGGCCTGGCGGCGGCCTGCTTTTCACGGCTGTGGAGTAAGCCTGCGCGGGGAACGTTGCAGGCTGCTGGCAGCAGATTACTAAGATACTGTAATCTGCTGCCGCTAACCAGCGGCTCATAACATGTAGCTGATCACACATGCACATAGCTCATGACATTTAGCTCATAACACTTACAGGTAGCTCATCATACGCAACTCACGACACGTAGCCCATAACACATAGCCCATAACACGTAGCCCATAACACGTAGCTCATTACACGTAGCTCATTACACGTAGCTCATTACACGTAGCTCATCACACGTAGCTCATCACACGTAGCTCATCACACGTAGCTCATTTCACATAGCTTATAACACGTAGCTTATAACACGTAACTCATTACACGTAGCTCATCACACGCAGTTCATCACACATAGCTTAACACGTAACTCACGACACGTAGCCCACAACACGCAACTCACAGCTCACAACACGTAGCCCTAATTCAATGCTCATAATCCTCCGCTTATAACCCGCTGCTGATTCCCTGCTGCGTACAACCCGCTGGCCGAAAACGGCTCATTTGCCTATTGTTGCCCTCACACTATTCTGGAAACTTCAACTACTGGAATACTTGAAAAAAATGGTTGATTTGTAGGCGAGGCTTGCAGCTTGTAAACAATACTACTCATCCTTCCTCCAAAGTTGGCTGCAAGCAGGTGGCGTGTGATGGCGTGTGATATCCAAAGGGATAAATCCCACTAATTTGGCTGAAAGTGGCGGATTGGTGGAAATGAAAGGGATAAATCCCTTTGATTCAGCTGAAAGTGGCGGATAGTCCAAAATGAAGGGGATAAATCCCTTTG
The window above is part of the Paenibacillus sp. FSL H8-0048 genome. Proteins encoded here:
- a CDS encoding MBL fold metallo-hydrolase yields the protein MNKESIQAWDGGVLQVSVPMGLPLRQVNSYLLPDKDGRVTVIDPGPHTPAAELAWQEVLETLGLTWTQVRDIVVTHHHPDHYGLSGWMQSRSGARVWMSERAHAEAGLAWGDAAILNEALPLFFRRHGMPEEWLEGIREHLDSFLPEVTPQPEVTYINAAEPFVMGSRKWQPIITGGHAPGHVSFYHGGSGQILCGDAVLPQISPNVGLQPGSDPQPLLTFLEGLRELRSLQVTLAFPGHREPFPGFTARADSLLRHHEERLDTTAALLAGGPQSGFAVCEGLFRSRVATAHQMRFAMSEALAHLAELVRRGRAAETEAGPGGGLLFTAVE